Sequence from the Maribacter algicola genome:
AAGGTGTGCAACGGATTTTTGAACTCCGCTTCCAGCTTTTCCTTTAACTCATTCAGGTTGTTCTTGGATTCTTCCCGTATCATATCCCCAAGACCAATTTGTCCCGGGCTTCCCAAAAGGTACTCTGTATGGTATACCGGGGGCATATAGGTGTTCAAGAGATAAAAGGTACAGGGTTCTTCCTTAAAGAGCGACAATCCATAAGAAATCGCCTTAAATGAATTATCTGAAAAATCCGTGGGTAAAAGAATACGTGTCATGGCCTTGAATTTATGTACAAAAGTTACACACTCTTATACCCAAAATCCATGATATTTATCATGTCTTCATTATTATGAATTTAGTAACTTGGATATTAAAACGATTAAAATTTAAGTATCCAGACCTAGATCTTTCTATGCAGATCTAGGATCTTCATGGTTGTTATAGGTGTCTTTACAAAACAAAAACTAGAAAAAACAGATGAAGAGCTCGTTTAAGAATATAGTAGATTCTGAAATTCCCGTCCTGGTTGATTTTTATGCAGATTGGTGTGGGCCGTGCAAAATGTTGGCTCCCATTCTTAAGCAGGTGAAGGATGCAATGGGAGACCGTCTAAAAATCGTAAAGATAGATGTGGACAAAAACCAAAAATTAGCCGCAAAATATAATGTTAGGGGCGTACCCACCATGATGCTCTTCAAAAATGGCAAGCAGGTATGGCGGCAATCCGGAGTACTTCAAAAGAACGATATCCTTAATGTAATCAAGCAATATATCTAACAATCGCCCCGGTGCTCCAATAGCTTATTTTTCAGGGAGGAATAGCAAGGGGATTTCAGAGTTAAATGCTAGTTTCTTCACTACCGGTTCCCCAATGATCTTTTCCCAAAAGGTATGTTGGTGCCTGATAATACCGAGTATATCCGAAGTCCTGTTGTTGGTATACTGTGCTATAGTGTATGCCGTACTGGAGTTGAAGGGAAGATCGGTAAATGTAAATTCCAAACCAGAAAGCCGTTCTTCCAAAATATTTTTGTTGGTTTTCTGTGTTTCGTTCAGGGTGAACTCTTCCGTTACATGTATAATTTCGATTTTCGCATTCCAAATGTTCACGAGTTCCAAGAGACTGTCCAATTCAAATTTGTCATACCCCTTCATATAATCCGTAGAGAAAAGGACAGTTTTCAACTTTTGAAAATTGAAGGAATCCGGAACGGCCAAAATGGGAATATTTGGTAGCTTTTTGAGCACTTTTACCGTATTGCTGCCCAAGAACACCTGTTTGGCTCCTGTAGCTCCCTGGGTACCCATGATGATAAGGTCAGCATCCTTTTCAGAAGCCAATATTTCCATGGCTTCCTCAAAGGTATTTTCCATGGAAACCGTCTCAAAACTGTGTTGTAGGTTGGTATGGTTTTTATCGAGATAGGTATGTATTTCTGCCAATTCCTTTTCTGAATGCTGTGAAAGGGAATCGTAAATCACATCCAATCTTTTGTGACCTTCAGTGCCCAAAGGTTTTAAAACACCTGGTTCATAGGCGTTCACGATATAAAAATGACACTTGACATCCGCATAGATCTTTAGGGCCGTAAAGATGGCGTTCCAGGCATTTTCAGAAAAATCTGTAGGTAGAATTATTTTTTTCATACGTTTAAATTTAGGTCAATAGCTTAATTCTTAAACATTTATTTTTGTAGAGGCATTCAACTTATCATAACAAATCCCTCGATGAGGGTTTCATGGCTCAAATGTTAAAGTTAACGAGGTAGGTTTTGTAAAACTAAAAATGGTATGACTGGGTTAAGGGCTATTTGGTCAACGGTGGAACGGTAGAGCATATCCTCCAAAAAAGAGTGCCTGGAATTTACCATGACCAACATGTCCATACCATGTTCTTGGGCGTAATCCATAATGGCAATTCCCCTGTTCTTAACTTCCGTTCTTATGAAGCTAAGTTTGGCCTTGGGCAGCGATCCCTTGAGGAACAACTGATTATCCGTTTGCCTATGGCTCAAATCCTCAAAATCCGAAATGTAGAGCGAATGGACTTCGGACTTAAATCGGCCAGCCAAAGTATCCAATAGTTTAAGTTCCCTTCGTTTGTAGGGAATCATATAATCTGATGGGAACAATATCTTTTTGGGCTGTGAAAATGTATAATCACTGGGAATGGCCAAGACTGGGCACTTTACATATTTAAAGACCTGAACGGTATGACTTCCAAAAGTGATGTTCTTGTTCGCTGTCTGACCTTTGGTTCCCATTAGTACCAAGTCAATATCCTTAAGGTTGACAAAATCGTTGACCCCGTCTACCAGGGATTCAAATACAGAAATGGATTCAAAGCGATGCTTTGGGTTGTGCTTATCCCGTTTAGCCCTTGAAATTATCTCAATAAGTTTTTCTTCTGAAGCCTGAGCCATTTTTTTCTTCTCCGCACTGAAATTGCCGTCTTCCGTACTATGGTTTTTCTGATAGAGTTCATCGGCATAGGCATGCATCAAATAAAAATTGGTGCGGTCACATTTAAAGAGATCCAATGCAAACGCGATGGCATTCTCGGCATTGGCAGAAAAATCGGTTGGAATAAGAATATTTTTCATAGCTCTTGATTTAACACTTTTAAAAGTAAAGGGTTTCCTTGTTACAAAGTATGACATTTATCATGCGACATATATTGGCATCTATAAAGTATATACTTTAAATATTTGATTTTTAATGATATAAATCATTTTTTTGATCTTTGTTTCAAGGTACATTACATGCAATAATTCAATGTTTAAAACAAATTAGCCATGAATGGAACAAAAGAGAATACAGCAAATATGGGAACCGTAGTTTGGGTGGTTCAAGAGACCTATAACAATCTGGTTAATTTAAGAAACCAAGAGAACCGTGAAGCTTTTAATAAGGAATTATTGCGTTTGATGCCACCGGTTCAAAACTATGTTGCCAAAAGGTTGAAGACAGCTA
This genomic interval carries:
- a CDS encoding universal stress protein; its protein translation is MKNILIPTDFSANAENAIAFALDLFKCDRTNFYLMHAYADELYQKNHSTEDGNFSAEKKKMAQASEEKLIEIISRAKRDKHNPKHRFESISVFESLVDGVNDFVNLKDIDLVLMGTKGQTANKNITFGSHTVQVFKYVKCPVLAIPSDYTFSQPKKILFPSDYMIPYKRRELKLLDTLAGRFKSEVHSLYISDFEDLSHRQTDNQLFLKGSLPKAKLSFIRTEVKNRGIAIMDYAQEHGMDMLVMVNSRHSFLEDMLYRSTVDQIALNPVIPFLVLQNLPR
- a CDS encoding universal stress protein — its product is MKKIILPTDFSENAWNAIFTALKIYADVKCHFYIVNAYEPGVLKPLGTEGHKRLDVIYDSLSQHSEKELAEIHTYLDKNHTNLQHSFETVSMENTFEEAMEILASEKDADLIIMGTQGATGAKQVFLGSNTVKVLKKLPNIPILAVPDSFNFQKLKTVLFSTDYMKGYDKFELDSLLELVNIWNAKIEIIHVTEEFTLNETQKTNKNILEERLSGLEFTFTDLPFNSSTAYTIAQYTNNRTSDILGIIRHQHTFWEKIIGEPVVKKLAFNSEIPLLFLPEK
- the trxA gene encoding thioredoxin codes for the protein MKSSFKNIVDSEIPVLVDFYADWCGPCKMLAPILKQVKDAMGDRLKIVKIDVDKNQKLAAKYNVRGVPTMMLFKNGKQVWRQSGVLQKNDILNVIKQYI